Proteins from a single region of Palaemon carinicauda isolate YSFRI2023 chromosome 1, ASM3689809v2, whole genome shotgun sequence:
- the LOC137639787 gene encoding uncharacterized protein, whose amino-acid sequence MNPKVKEKVECGIDVLVNLEEKEKVECGIDVLVNLKVEEKVECRIDVLMNLKVKEKVECGIDVLVNLKVKEKVECRIDVLMNLKVKEKVKCGIDVIMNLKVKEKVECGIDVLVNLKGKEKVEYRIDVLMNLKVKEKVECRIHVLMNLKEKEKIECGVDVLVNLKEKEKVECGIDVLVNLKVKEKVECGIDILVNLKVKETVECRIHVLVNPKVKEKVKCGIDV is encoded by the coding sequence ATGAATCCTAAAGTGAAGGAGAAAGTTGAATGTGGAATAGATGTTTTAGTGAATCTTGAAGAGAAGGAGAAAGTTGAATGTGGAATAGATGTTTTAGTGAATCTTAAAGTGGAGGAGAAAGTTGAATGTCGAATAGATGTTTTAATGAATCTTAAAGTGAAGGAGAAAGTTGAATGTGGAATAGATGTTTTAGTGAATCTTAAAGTGAAGGAGAAAGTTGAATGTCGAATAGATGTTTTAATGAATCTTAAAGTGAAGGAGAAAGTTAAATGTGGAATAGATGTTATAATGAATCTTAAAGTGAAGGAGAAAGTTGAATGTGGAATAGATGTTTTAGTGAATCTTAAAGGGAAGGAGAAAGTTGAATATCGAATAGATGTTTTAATGAATCTTAAAGTGAAGGAGAAAGTTGAATGTCGAATACATGTTTTAATGAATCTTAAAGAGAAGGAGAAAATTGAATGTGGAGTAGATGTTTTAGTGAATCTTAAAGAGAAGGAAAAAGTTGAATGTGGAATAGATGTTTTAGTGAATCTTAAAGTGAAGGAGAAAGTTGAATGTGGAATAGATATTTTAGTGAATCTTAAAGTGAAGGAGACAGTTGAATGTCGAATACATGTTTTAGTGAATCCTAAAGTGAAGGAGAAAGTTAAATGTGGAATAGATGTTTAA